A stretch of DNA from Maridesulfovibrio sp.:
GAATTCTCCCGCCAATCCGCAACAGCCTTTTTCAAATCAACCTGCTCAGTCTTACAGTTCCCGTTACCATTCCCATTCTCCGTACGAACATAAAGCGGAATGCTGAGATTGCTTCCCTGCTTTAGGATGTCTTCATTACCAATGATTTTTGAGAAGCCATCTTCATCACTAAAGCTATTGTATGCGTTAACAATCCGTTTAATGTGATCGTCAGTCAAAAAGCTTTGAGCCCGTTCTCGTGTAACTTCGTTAACGGCATTGATGAATTGAACTTTGCCTTTCCGCTCAGTAGGCTTGTTCATCGCACAGATGATGACACAGGCCTCCATAGGTGAGTTGTAAAAGAGGTTAGGTCCAAGACCGAGGACGCATTCAACTACGTCATGCTCAATCAATTTTTCACGCATGGAGCTTTCTTCATTACGGAAAAGAACCCCATGAGGGAAAAGAATCGCGCAGCGTCCGTTTTCAGTGTTCATGCTTTGGATGATGTGTTGCCAGAATGCGTAGTCCGCACGCCCCTGCGGGGGAGTTCCATAAATATTCCGCCCCCAGGCATCAGAAGACCATGCTTTACGATCCCACTGCTTAATTGAGTAAGGCGGGTTGGCAAGAACGACGTTGAACTTCATAAGCTCATCGCCTTCAGTGAAGGCTGGACTGGACAGAGTGTCACCTCGGACGACCTTGAAATCTTCAATGCCATGCAGAAAGATGTTCATCTTGCCGATGGCGGAGGTCAGCAGGTTACGTTCCTGCCCGAACAGGCGAAGGTTGCGCCATTCCTTATTCTGCCGCTTGAGATGAGCAACGGCAGAGAGCAGCATACCCGCAGATCCGCATGTTGGATCATAGATGGATTCACCAGGTTGGGGCTTCAGTATTTCCGTCATCAAGTGGACAACTGTGCGGTTGGTGTAAAATTCAGCAGCAGTGTGCCCTGAGTCATCAGCAAATTTTTTGATCAGGAATTCATAACCAATGCCGAGTTCGTCTTCTGGACAGTTAGCAATAGAAAGAGTCTGAGAGCTAAAGTTTTCAATCAGTTCACGTAGCATGTGGTCCGGCAAACGGTCTTTGTTGGTCCACTGAGCATCGCCAAAGACACCA
This window harbors:
- a CDS encoding class I SAM-dependent DNA methyltransferase, which codes for MISQTELESYLWGAATLLRGYIDAGDYKQFIFPMLFYKRLCDVYDEELAEALEESGGDKEYAELPEQHRFQIPADAHWTATRAKVKDVGKAIQDSLRAIEKANPDTLFGVFGDAQWTNKDRLPDHMLRELIENFSSQTLSIANCPEDELGIGYEFLIKKFADDSGHTAAEFYTNRTVVHLMTEILKPQPGESIYDPTCGSAGMLLSAVAHLKRQNKEWRNLRLFGQERNLLTSAIGKMNIFLHGIEDFKVVRGDTLSSPAFTEGDELMKFNVVLANPPYSIKQWDRKAWSSDAWGRNIYGTPPQGRADYAFWQHIIQSMNTENGRCAILFPHGVLFRNEESSMREKLIEHDVVECVLGLGPNLFYNSPMEACVIICAMNKPTERKGKVQFINAVNEVTRERAQSFLTDDHIKRIVNAYNSFSDEDGFSKIIGNEDILKQGSNLSIPLYVRTENGNGNGNCKTEQVDLKKAVADWRENSVALRESMGELLDMLEKEL